In Labeo rohita strain BAU-BD-2019 chromosome 16, IGBB_LRoh.1.0, whole genome shotgun sequence, one DNA window encodes the following:
- the trpv6 gene encoding transient receptor potential cation channel subfamily V member 6, which produces MMGHDRLWTTDQSRNSIESFWSETPPETMSPAISRTAASEINHWWSQLKFRLQHRKGWNEMLDETFLTQNKKVHDIPLFSATKENNAACIKKLLDCSSTNIFERGELGETALHVAAMNDNLDAALALMDGAPELINEPMTSELYQGLTALHIAAVNQNVNLVQELIKRGGDVATPRVTGMYFRKRRGGLLYFGEHILAFASCVGNDEIISLLLKAGANVRAQDSLGNTVLHLLVLQPNKTTACQVFDLLMSHDADLDPAIPLDMVPNYRGLTPFKLAAKEGNLVVFQHLVNRRRIIQWSLGPLSSNLYDLTEVDSREDDLSVLEIIVSSQKREARRILELTPVRQLVRLKWNLYGKHYFRILMLVYLLYISIFTLCCINRPLQDIPENFTKADNDRTIKLQKSFTESYRTYKDHLRLIGEIISVIGAIVILLIEIPSILRVGAKRYFGQSALGGPFHVTLISYASLVVILCVLRTTGMAEELVPISWALILGWSNVMYFARGFETLGPYVIVIQKTIFGDMTKFMWLSLIFLIGCSSAVWMYYMTQESLAVPQYRSFPITVFTQFELSIGLIDLPVDHTLYTHPVVHCVHICFSVVSYILLFNLLIAMMSDTQWRVTQERDELWRTQVVATTLMLERRLPLRLWPRLGICGLAFGLGERWYLRVEDRNDPLVQKMRRYITAFSKDGEPPKEKAETGKPDPGNNQPEANLDVKSRPRIQRRPIKCWQLIRQSIASEKEENVDSEDIKYI; this is translated from the exons ATGATGGGTCACGACCGATTATGGACTACGGACCAATCTCGCAACTCCATAGAG TCTTTTTGGTCTGAAACGCCTCCAGAAACCATGTCACCAgccatctccagaactgctgcAAGCGAGATAAACCATTGGTGGAGCCAACTGAAGTTCCGCCTTCAGCATAGAAAAGGATGGAACGAAATGTTGGATGAGACCTTCCTCACGCAGAACAAAAA AGTACATGACATCCCCCTGTTTTCCGCCACTAAGGAGAATAATGCGGCCTGTATAAAGAAACTGCTTGATTGTTCATCTACAAATATCTTTGAGAGAG GTGAACTTGGAGAAACGGCTCTGCATGTTGCTGCGATGAATGATAATCTTGATGCGGCTCTGGCGTTAATGGACGGAGCGCCAGAGCTCATCAACGAGCCCATGACGTCTGAACTCTACCAAG GTTTAACGGCCCTTCACATTGCTGCTGTTAACCAGAATGTTAACTTAGTCCAGGAGCTGATAAAAAGAGGAGGTGATGTGGCGACACCCAGAGTCACAGGCATGTACTTTCGCAAAAGAAGAGGAGGACTTCTGTACTTTG GTGAACACATCCTGGCGTTTGCAAGCTGTGTGGGTAATGACGAAATTATATCCTTGCTGCTAAAAGCTGGAGCTAATGTCCGGGCCCAGGATTCTCTGG GTAACACCGTCCTTCATCTGTTGGTTCTGCAGCCCAACAAAACAACTGCATGCCAGGTTTTTGATctgctgatgtcacatgatGCAGATCTGGACCCTGCTATTCCTCTAGACATGGTACCCAACTACAGAGGCCTCACGCCGTTTAAACTCGCTGCGAAGGAGGGCAATCTTGTG GTCTTCCAGCACTTGGTTAACCGCAGACGGATTATTCAGTGGAGTCTGGGACCGTTGTCCTCCAACCTTTATGACCTTACTGAAGTCGACTCCAGGGAGGATGACCTCTCAGTGCTTGAGATCATTGTCAGCAGTCAGAAAAGAGAG GCCAGAAGGATTCTTGAATTGACTCCAGTTCGACAGCTCGTCAGACTGAAGTGGAATCTGTATGGGAAACATTACTTCAG GATATTGATGCTGGTGTACCTGCTGTATATCAGCATATTCACTTTGTGTTGTATAAACCGCCCCCTGCAGGACATTCCTGAGAATTTCACCAAAGCAGACAACGACCGAACCATAAAACTACAGAAGAGCTTTACG GAGAGCTATCGGACCTATAAAGATCACCTGCGCTTAATTGGAGAAATTATCAGTGTCATAGGAGCCATCGTTATTCTGCTGATAGAG ATTCCCAGTATTTTGAGAGTGGGGGCTAAACGCTATTTTGGCCAGTCTGCCCTTGGAGGACCCTTCCATGTCACTTT AATTAGCTACGCAAGTCTGGTTGTGATTTTGTGTGTGCTGCGGACCACCGGAATGGCAGAGGAGCTCGTGCCGATTTCTTGGGCTTTGATTCTTGGCTGGTCCAATGTTATGTACTTTGCCCGAGGTTTCGAGACGCTGGGACCCTACGTCATCGTGATTCAGAAG ACGATATTTGGAGATATGACGAAGTTCATGTGGCTGTCCCTCATTTTCCTCATTGGATGCTCTTCTG CCGTATGGATGTATTACATGACTCAAGAATCTTTAGCTGTACCGCAATACCGCTCGTTCCCCATCACCGTCTTCACTCAGTTTGAGCTGAGCATCGGTCTGATAGACTTGCCAGTGGACCATACGCTCTACACCCATCCAGTCGTGCACTGTGTCCACATCTGCTTCAGCGTGGTCTCTTACATCCTCCTGTTCAACCTCCTGATCGCCATGATGAGCGACACACAGTGGAGGGTCACCCAGGAACGTGACGAACTCTGGAGGACCCAG GTGGTGGCCACTACTCTGATGCTCGAACGGAGGTTACCGTTGCGCCTGTGGCCGAGACTGGGCATCTGTGGTTTGGCCTTTGGCCTTGGAGAACGCTGGTACCTCCG AGTGGAGGATCGCAATGACCCGCTGGTGCAAAAGATGAGACGCTACATTACCGCATTCTCAAAGGACGGAGAACCACCTAAGGAGAAGGCGGAAACAGGCAAGCCTGACCCTGGAAATAATCAACCAGAAGCCAATTTGGATGTGAAAAGCAGGCCTAGAATCCAGAGGAGACCTATAAAATGCTGGCAGCTCATTCGGCAGAGTATAGCATCtgaaaaggaagaaaatgtGGATTCCGAAGATAtcaaatatatctaa